One genomic segment of Bacteroides caccae includes these proteins:
- a CDS encoding acyltransferase family protein, with protein MNVTSNKRLLALDVMRGITIAGMILVNNPGSWGYVYFPLKHAQWNGLTPTDLIFPFFMFIMGISTYISLRKYNFTFSTPAALKIIKRTIVIFLIGIAINWFALLCYYHDPLPFAQIRVLGVMQRLALCYGASALIALLIKHKYIPYLIVALLVGYFILLITGNGFAYNETNILSIVDRSILGDAHMYQDNHIDPEGLLSTIPSIAHVLIGFCVGKLLMEVKDIREKLERLFLIGTILTFAGFLLSYGCPFNKKIWSPTFVLVTCGLGSSFLALLVWIIDIKGYKKWSRFFESFGVNPLFIYVLADVLAILLGVITVTYQGENTSLQQVFYAGVLQPVFGNESGSLAYAILFVLLNWAIGYILYKKKIYIKI; from the coding sequence ATGAATGTAACAAGTAACAAACGTCTGTTGGCACTTGATGTAATGCGAGGCATTACTATCGCAGGAATGATTCTGGTGAATAATCCGGGTTCATGGGGATATGTATATTTCCCTCTTAAACATGCTCAATGGAACGGTCTCACCCCCACAGACCTGATTTTTCCTTTCTTTATGTTTATCATGGGAATCTCTACTTACATTTCACTCAGAAAGTATAACTTCACGTTCAGTACCCCCGCTGCCCTGAAAATTATCAAAAGAACGATTGTCATTTTCCTTATCGGGATAGCCATCAACTGGTTTGCCTTGCTTTGCTACTATCACGACCCGCTTCCCTTTGCCCAAATCCGGGTTCTGGGAGTGATGCAACGGCTTGCCCTTTGCTACGGAGCATCCGCATTAATTGCCTTGCTTATTAAACACAAGTATATCCCTTATCTGATCGTCGCCTTATTAGTGGGTTACTTCATACTCCTCATCACCGGCAACGGCTTTGCCTACAACGAAACGAACATTCTTTCCATTGTAGACCGTAGCATCCTGGGAGATGCACACATGTATCAGGACAATCACATCGACCCGGAAGGACTTCTAAGCACTATCCCTTCTATTGCACACGTACTGATAGGCTTTTGTGTCGGCAAACTACTAATGGAAGTGAAAGATATCCGCGAAAAATTGGAACGTCTCTTTCTTATCGGTACGATTCTCACTTTCGCAGGTTTCCTGCTTAGCTATGGATGTCCGTTCAACAAAAAGATATGGTCGCCGACTTTTGTTCTGGTCACTTGCGGATTAGGTTCCAGTTTTCTGGCTTTACTCGTCTGGATTATCGACATAAAAGGATACAAGAAATGGAGCCGTTTCTTCGAATCCTTCGGAGTAAATCCGCTCTTTATCTATGTACTGGCAGATGTTCTCGCTATCCTGCTAGGTGTCATTACCGTCACATATCAGGGAGAAAACACTTCCTTGCAGCAAGTCTTTTATGCCGGTGTCCTTCAGCCCGTTTTCGGTAATGAAAGCGGTTCCCTTGCTTATGCCATTCTATTTGTCCTTCTCAACTGGGCAATAGGCTATATATTATATAAAAAGAAAATATACATTAAGATATGA
- the murQ gene encoding N-acetylmuramic acid 6-phosphate etherase, translating into MQITEQPSLYDHLEKKSVREILEDINREDQKVASAVQKAIPQIEHLVNLIVPRMRQGGRIFYMGAGTSGRLGVLDASEVPPTFGMSPNWIIGLIAGGDTALRNPVEGAEDDTNRGWEELTEHHINNKDTVIGIAASGTTPYVIGALHEARKQGILTGCITSNPDSPMAAEADVAIEMIVGPEYVTGSSRMKSGTGQKMILNMISTSVMIQLGRVKGNKMVNMQLSNQKLVERGTRMIMEELGLDHDHAQKLLLLHGSVKKVIDANSQSFHRNTKSN; encoded by the coding sequence ATGCAGATAACCGAACAACCATCGCTTTACGATCACCTGGAAAAGAAATCCGTACGGGAAATACTGGAAGACATCAATCGTGAAGATCAAAAGGTAGCATCAGCCGTACAGAAAGCAATTCCGCAGATTGAGCACCTTGTCAACCTGATTGTCCCCCGCATGAGACAAGGCGGACGTATCTTCTATATGGGGGCAGGGACAAGCGGCCGTTTAGGAGTATTGGACGCTTCGGAGGTTCCCCCTACCTTCGGAATGTCTCCCAATTGGATTATCGGACTGATAGCAGGAGGTGATACGGCCTTGCGCAATCCCGTAGAGGGCGCCGAAGATGACACAAACCGTGGTTGGGAAGAATTGACCGAACATCACATCAACAATAAGGATACCGTTATCGGCATTGCCGCTTCCGGCACTACTCCTTATGTAATAGGAGCTTTACACGAAGCACGCAAACAGGGGATCCTGACTGGTTGCATCACTAGTAATCCCGATTCTCCTATGGCAGCAGAAGCAGATGTTGCCATTGAAATGATCGTCGGACCGGAATATGTCACAGGCAGTTCCCGAATGAAATCCGGCACCGGGCAAAAAATGATTCTAAACATGATCAGCACTTCTGTGATGATCCAACTCGGACGGGTGAAAGGAAACAAAATGGTGAACATGCAATTGAGCAATCAAAAGTTAGTGGAAAGAGGAACACGGATGATTATGGAGGAATTAGGATTAGACCACGATCATGCCCAAAAGTTATTATTGCTTCATGGTTCGGTAAAGAAAGTAATTGACGCAAACAG